Proteins encoded within one genomic window of Lynx canadensis isolate LIC74 chromosome B2, mLynCan4.pri.v2, whole genome shotgun sequence:
- the HECA gene encoding headcase protein homolog isoform X2 has protein sequence MHLQCFYEWESSILVQFNCIGRARSWNEKQCRQNMWTKKGYDLAFRFCSCRCGQGHLKKDTDWYQVKRMQDEKKKKSVSEKNTGRPPGEAGEEAKKCRPPNKPQKGLSHDLPRRHSMDRQNSQEKAVGAAAYGARSPCGSPGQSPPTGYSILSPAHFSGPRSSRYLGEFLKNAIHLEPHKKAMAGGHVFRNTHFEYSPAGLSVHRGGHFDAPVQFLRRLDLSELLTHIPRHKLNTFHVRMEDDAQMGQGEDLRKFILAALSASHRNVVNCALCHRALPVFEQFPLVDGTLFLSPSRHDEIEYDVPCHLQDAVSCPNFLIRGRGSEVAGGAPPPSFSRASPHPECLLTFVKGRLMHLYAVCVDCLEGVHKIICIKCKSRWDGSWHQLGTMYTYDILAASPCCQARLNCKHCGKPVIDVRIGMQYFSEYSNVQQCPHCGNLDYHFVKPFSSFKVLEAY, from the exons ATGCACCTGCAGTGTTTCTACGAGTGGGAGAGCAGCATCCTCGTCCAGTTCAACTGCATCGGCCGGGCCCGCAGCTGGAACGAGAAGCAGTGCCGCCAAAACATGTGGACAAAGAAGGGCTACGACCTGGCCTTCCGCTTCTGCTCCTGCCGCTGCGGGCAGGGCCACTTAAAGAAGGACACAGACTGGTACCAGGTGAAGCGGATGCaggatgagaaaaagaagaagtccGTGTCGGAGAAGAACACGGGGAGGCCCCCCGGCGAAGCAGGGGAGGAAGCAAAAAAGTGCAGGCCGCCGAACAAGCCCCAGAAAGGCCTGAGCCATGACCTCCCGCGGCGGCACTCCATGGACCGGCAGAACTCCCAGGAGAAGGCAGTCGGCGCCGCAGCCTACGGGGCCCGCTCTCCCTGCGGCTCCCCTGGCCAGTCCCCGCCCACCGGCTACTCcatcctctcccctgcccacttCAGCGGCCCCCGCTCCTCCAGGTACCTCGGGGAATTCTTGAAGAATGCCATCCATCTGGAGCCTCACAAGAAGGCCATGGCCGGGGGCCACGTGTTCCGAAACACCCACTTCGAGTATAGTCCGGCTGGGTTATCCGTGCACAGGGGGGGCCACTTCGACGCGCCCGTGCAGTTCCTGCGGCGGCTGGACTTGTCCGAACTGCTCACTCACATCCCCCGGCATAAGTTGAACACTTTCCACGTGCGGATGGAAGACGATGCCCAGATGGGCCAGGGCGAGGATCTGCGCAAGTTCATTCTCGCGGCCCTCAGCGCCAGCCACAGGAATGTCGTGAACTGTGCTCTGTGCCACCGGGCGCTCCCGGTGTTCGAACAGTTCCCGCTGGTGGACGGAACTCTGTTCTTGAGCCCGTCGAGACACGATGAGATCGAATATGATGTTCCGTGTCATCTTCAAG ATGCAGTTTCTTGTCCTAACTTTCTCATCCGAGGAAGAGGAAGTGAAGTTGCAGGGGgagccccacccccttccttttcCAGAGCTTCACCTCATCCCGAATGTCTTTTAACCTTTGTTAAAG GGAGACTCATGCACCTGTACGCGGTGTGCGTGGACTGCCTGGAAGGGGTTCACAAGATCATCTGCATCAAGTGTAAGTCGCGGTGGGACGGCAGCTGGCACCAGCTGGGCACCATGTACACCTACGACATCCTGGCCGCCTCTCCGTGCTGTCAG GCCCGCCTGAACTGTAAGCACTGCGGGAAGCCTGTGATAGACGTACGGATCGGGATGCAGTACTTCTCCGAGTACAGCAATGTCCAGCAGTGTCCGCACTGTGGGAACCTGGACTACCATTTCGTGAAGCCATTTTCCTCCTTCAAAGTTCTCGAAGCTTATTGA